The Shinella zoogloeoides genome includes a region encoding these proteins:
- a CDS encoding efflux RND transporter permease subunit gives MASFFIARPVFAIVLAIATLLSGVMGIYSLSISQYPDVAPVTVRIGASYSGATAEAVENSVTTKIESAMTGLDGLLYMESSSNTGSASISLTFASGTDAELAQVEVQNKLARVESQLPEAVQDAGVSVSRSPSGILMIGNIISRDGRYTSSELSDIMSSSIEERIERLDGVGSVQSFGSGYAMRVWLDPDQMQKYQLVPSDVTTAIKAQNAQVAAGSIGATPVVRGQQLKASIVAQTQMTSAEEFRKIILKTAKDGSVVRLGDVARVEIGLESYGQSSTFNGMPAAGFGVQLASGANAITTAAAVHTELDGLAGSLPEGVEIAYSYETTPFVELSIEKVVETLIEAIVLVFLVLLLFLQNLRATLIPMIAVPVVLLGTFGVLAAFGYSINMLTMFAMVLAIGLLVDDAIVVVENVERVMSEEGLSAREATEKSMGEITGALIGVALVLTAVFIPMAFFSGSVGVIYRQFSITIASAMLLSVLVAIVLTPALCAMLLKPTHGGLAARIFGGFNRGVEKTTRGYVRAVGGIVARPLRMLVVFAALLAGAGWVYTQLPSSFLPEEDQGVLMTQITLPAGANAARTQAVIDMVEDYFLNDEKDAVQSVFMTLGFGFGGSGENAAMAFVRLKDFDARKDASLSASAISQRASAHFRKIRDAEVFVLAPPAIQGLGQSNGFSMYLEDTGNRGRDALTAASNRLADLAQADDTVGNVRGNTRTLESQLKIEVDQEKAGALGIDLSGINGLISTAFAGSNVNDFVYNGEIKPVYVQADAPFRMQPEDVERWYARNGDGEMVPFSAFATTKWIQGSPSLSRFNGTPAISMNGAAQAGASSGDAMDRMEALVSGLDGGYSAAWSGLSYQERLAGSQEAMLYAVSLLVVFLCLAALYESWSIPLSVLLAVPVGVLGALVAAWAFDQSNDVYFKVGLLTTIGLTAKNAILIVEFAKDLRDEGRSAVDAVLEAARMRLRPIVMTSLAFILGVLPLAFATGASSAAQNAIGIGVMGGMIAATVLGIFFVPLLFVVIAGRRKA, from the coding sequence CTGGCGAGCTTCTTCATCGCTCGCCCCGTCTTCGCCATCGTGCTCGCCATCGCCACGCTTCTGTCGGGCGTGATGGGCATCTATTCGCTCTCGATCTCGCAATATCCCGATGTCGCGCCCGTCACCGTGCGCATCGGCGCGTCCTATTCCGGCGCCACCGCTGAAGCCGTGGAAAACTCGGTCACCACTAAGATCGAAAGCGCGATGACCGGCCTCGACGGCCTGCTCTACATGGAATCCTCCTCGAATACCGGCTCGGCCTCCATCTCACTCACCTTCGCCAGCGGCACGGATGCGGAACTGGCGCAGGTCGAGGTGCAGAATAAGCTGGCGCGCGTCGAATCCCAGCTTCCCGAGGCCGTGCAGGATGCCGGCGTCAGCGTGTCCCGCTCGCCTTCCGGCATCCTGATGATCGGCAACATCATCTCGCGGGACGGCCGCTACACCTCCTCTGAGCTCTCCGACATCATGTCGAGCAGCATCGAGGAGCGCATCGAGCGGCTCGACGGCGTCGGCTCGGTGCAGTCCTTCGGCAGCGGCTATGCCATGCGCGTCTGGCTCGACCCGGACCAGATGCAGAAATACCAGCTCGTCCCCTCGGACGTCACCACGGCCATCAAGGCGCAGAACGCGCAGGTCGCCGCCGGCTCCATCGGCGCGACGCCCGTGGTGCGCGGCCAGCAGCTGAAGGCGAGCATCGTCGCGCAGACGCAGATGACCTCCGCCGAGGAATTCCGCAAGATCATCCTCAAGACGGCGAAGGACGGCTCCGTCGTGCGCCTCGGCGACGTGGCGCGCGTCGAGATCGGGCTGGAAAGCTACGGCCAGAGCTCGACCTTCAACGGCATGCCGGCCGCCGGCTTCGGCGTGCAGCTCGCCAGCGGCGCGAATGCCATCACCACGGCCGCGGCCGTGCATACGGAACTCGACGGTCTCGCGGGCTCGCTGCCCGAGGGCGTCGAGATCGCTTATTCCTACGAGACGACGCCCTTCGTGGAACTCTCCATCGAGAAGGTGGTCGAGACGCTGATCGAGGCCATCGTGCTCGTCTTCCTCGTGCTTCTGCTCTTCCTCCAGAACCTGCGGGCGACGCTCATTCCGATGATCGCGGTGCCCGTCGTGCTGCTCGGCACCTTCGGGGTGCTCGCGGCCTTCGGCTATTCCATCAACATGCTGACCATGTTCGCCATGGTGCTCGCCATCGGCCTCCTCGTCGACGACGCGATCGTCGTGGTGGAGAATGTCGAGCGCGTCATGTCGGAGGAGGGGCTTTCCGCCCGCGAGGCGACGGAGAAGTCGATGGGCGAGATCACCGGTGCGCTGATCGGCGTCGCGCTGGTGCTCACCGCCGTCTTCATTCCCATGGCCTTCTTCTCGGGCTCGGTCGGTGTCATCTACCGGCAGTTCTCCATCACCATCGCCAGCGCCATGCTGCTCTCCGTCCTCGTCGCGATCGTCCTGACGCCGGCGCTCTGCGCCATGCTGCTGAAGCCCACCCATGGCGGGCTGGCGGCGCGCATCTTCGGCGGCTTCAACCGGGGCGTCGAAAAGACGACGCGCGGCTATGTGCGGGCGGTGGGCGGCATCGTCGCAAGGCCGCTGCGCATGCTCGTGGTGTTCGCCGCGCTGCTGGCCGGCGCCGGCTGGGTCTATACGCAGCTTCCCTCCTCCTTCCTGCCGGAGGAGGACCAGGGCGTGCTGATGACGCAGATCACCCTGCCGGCCGGCGCCAATGCCGCCCGCACGCAGGCCGTCATCGACATGGTCGAGGACTATTTCCTCAATGACGAGAAGGACGCGGTGCAGAGCGTCTTCATGACGCTCGGCTTCGGCTTCGGCGGCAGCGGCGAGAACGCGGCGATGGCCTTCGTGCGCCTCAAGGACTTCGATGCGCGCAAGGATGCCTCGCTCTCCGCCTCCGCCATATCGCAACGCGCCTCGGCGCATTTCCGCAAGATCCGCGATGCGGAGGTCTTCGTGCTCGCCCCGCCGGCCATTCAGGGGCTGGGGCAGAGCAACGGCTTCTCCATGTATCTGGAGGACACCGGCAACCGGGGACGCGACGCGCTGACGGCGGCCAGCAACCGGCTTGCCGACCTTGCGCAGGCGGACGATACGGTCGGCAATGTGCGCGGCAATACCCGCACGCTGGAAAGCCAGCTCAAGATCGAGGTCGACCAGGAGAAGGCCGGCGCGCTCGGCATCGACCTCAGCGGCATCAACGGGCTGATCTCCACGGCCTTTGCTGGCAGCAACGTCAACGACTTCGTCTATAACGGCGAGATCAAGCCGGTCTATGTGCAGGCCGACGCGCCCTTCCGCATGCAGCCGGAGGATGTCGAGCGCTGGTATGCCCGCAACGGCGACGGCGAGATGGTGCCGTTCTCCGCCTTCGCCACGACCAAGTGGATCCAGGGCTCGCCCTCGCTCTCCCGCTTCAACGGGACGCCGGCCATCTCCATGAACGGCGCGGCGCAGGCCGGCGCCAGCTCCGGCGATGCGATGGACCGCATGGAGGCGCTCGTCTCCGGCCTCGACGGCGGCTACAGCGCGGCCTGGTCCGGCCTTTCCTACCAGGAAAGGCTCGCCGGATCGCAGGAGGCGATGCTCTATGCCGTCTCGCTGCTCGTCGTGTTCCTCTGCCTTGCCGCGCTCTACGAAAGCTGGTCCATTCCGCTCTCCGTCCTGCTCGCCGTGCCTGTCGGCGTGCTCGGCGCGCTGGTGGCGGCCTGGGCCTTCGACCAGTCGAACGACGTCTATTTCAAGGTGGGCCTGCTGACGACCATCGGCCTGACGGCCAAGAACGCCATCCTCATCGTCGAATTCGCCAAGGACCTGCGGGATGAGGGCCGGAGCGCCGTCGACGCCGTGCTGGAGGCCGCGCGCATGCGTCTCCGGCCGATCGTCATGACGTCGCTCGCCTTCATCCTCGGCGTCCTGCCGCTCGCCTTCGCGACGGGCGCGAGCTCGGCGGCGCAGAACGCCATCGGCATCGGCGTGATGGGCGGCATGATCGCCGCGACCGTGCTCGGCATCTTCTTCGTGCCGCTGCTCTTCGTGGTTATCGCGGGCCGGCGAAAAGCCTAG
- the ctaD gene encoding cytochrome c oxidase subunit I, whose translation MSETITHEVEHRPGLAARWLFSTNHKDIGTLYLVLSMLSGILGTGLSVALRMELQEPGLQLFSDPGIFNVVVSAHGLVMIFFVIMPALIGGFGNWFIPIMIGAPDMAFPRMNNVSLWLLVASLVLFVLSLFVPGATGVNGHGGGWTLYPPYSTEGQPGPAVDFVILSIHLSGASSILGAINFITTILNMRAPGMTLHKMPLFAWAMLVTAFMLLFSLPVLAGAVTMLLTDRNFGTTFFQPASGGDPILYQHLFWFFGHPEVYIMILPAFGIVSHVISTFSRKPIFGYLGMAYAMVAISAIGFVVWAHHMFTVGLSLDSQRYFAFASMVIAVPTGIKVFSWLATMWGGSIRFATPMLWAMGFVLLFTIGGVTGVVLANPGVDRALHDTYYVIAHFHYVLSLGAAFAIFAAWYYWFPKMSGYRMSETLGRLHFWLTFVGVNLVFFPQHFLGLAGMPRRYADYPDAFAGWNFVSSVGSYISAAGLVVFFIAVAEAFARKRVAGDNPWGEGATTLEWTLSSPPPFHQFTALPLIE comes from the coding sequence ATGTCCGAGACGATCACGCACGAAGTCGAGCACCGGCCGGGCCTTGCGGCCCGCTGGCTGTTCTCCACCAATCACAAGGACATCGGCACGCTCTATCTCGTCCTTTCCATGCTGTCGGGCATTCTGGGCACCGGCCTTTCCGTGGCGCTGCGCATGGAGTTGCAGGAGCCGGGCCTGCAGCTCTTCTCCGATCCCGGCATCTTCAACGTCGTCGTCAGCGCGCACGGGCTGGTGATGATCTTCTTCGTCATCATGCCGGCGTTGATCGGCGGCTTCGGCAACTGGTTCATCCCGATCATGATCGGCGCGCCGGACATGGCCTTCCCGCGCATGAACAACGTCTCGCTCTGGCTGCTCGTCGCCTCGCTCGTCCTGTTCGTGCTGTCGCTGTTCGTGCCGGGAGCGACCGGGGTGAACGGCCATGGCGGCGGCTGGACGCTCTATCCGCCCTATTCGACCGAGGGCCAGCCGGGGCCGGCGGTCGATTTCGTCATCCTGTCGATTCATCTGTCCGGCGCCTCGTCGATCCTCGGGGCGATCAACTTCATCACCACGATCCTCAACATGCGCGCGCCGGGCATGACTTTGCACAAGATGCCGCTCTTCGCCTGGGCGATGCTCGTCACCGCCTTCATGCTGCTCTTCTCGCTGCCGGTGCTGGCCGGCGCCGTCACCATGCTGCTCACCGACCGCAATTTCGGCACGACCTTCTTCCAGCCGGCGAGCGGCGGCGATCCGATCCTCTACCAGCACCTGTTCTGGTTCTTCGGCCATCCCGAGGTCTACATCATGATCCTGCCGGCCTTCGGCATCGTCAGCCATGTGATCTCGACCTTCTCCAGAAAGCCCATCTTCGGTTATCTCGGCATGGCCTATGCCATGGTGGCGATCAGCGCCATCGGCTTCGTCGTCTGGGCGCATCACATGTTCACGGTCGGGCTGTCGCTGGATTCGCAGCGCTACTTCGCCTTCGCCTCGATGGTCATCGCCGTGCCGACGGGCATCAAGGTCTTCTCGTGGCTGGCGACCATGTGGGGCGGGTCGATCCGCTTCGCCACGCCCATGCTCTGGGCCATGGGCTTCGTCCTGCTCTTCACCATCGGCGGCGTCACCGGCGTGGTGCTCGCCAATCCCGGTGTCGACCGGGCCTTGCACGACACCTATTACGTCATCGCGCATTTCCATTACGTGCTGTCGCTCGGCGCGGCCTTCGCCATCTTCGCCGCCTGGTACTACTGGTTCCCGAAGATGAGCGGCTACCGGATGAGCGAAACGTTGGGAAGGCTGCATTTCTGGCTGACCTTCGTCGGCGTCAACCTCGTCTTCTTCCCGCAGCATTTCCTCGGGCTTGCCGGCATGCCGCGCCGCTATGCCGACTATCCCGACGCCTTCGCCGGCTGGAACTTCGTCTCCTCGGTCGGCTCCTACATCTCCGCCGCCGGCCTTGTCGTCTTCTTCATTGCCGTGGCGGAAGCCTTTGCGAGAAAGCGCGTCGCCGGCGACAATCCCTGGGGCGAAGGGGCGACGACGCTCGAATGGACGCTCTCCTCGCCGCCGCCCTTCCACCAGTTTACTGCGCTGCCGCTGATCGAATAG
- a CDS encoding AraC family transcriptional regulator gives MAAEGGAGLKTNDGRLRVRDFMRHAGIAFDSPDDRLTPDDTLMKGAFLHRELRRGLVLHASDAIEERPFTATSQLPEELSCIFFLEGSVDLSIGDRHFAFQANRGAARGVAIMNACPESFARASRGRQHLRHLVVSATPEWLHRDVLEAVADTKGGTRLLRDHLAEYRWTLTPRMVELVRQIFSPSPLIPELRDLYLEGRAVELVAETMAAALRADRREAGGGLLTRHDMTCLQRAKDFIAARAAEPLSVETIAREAGISASGLQRLFRAAEGRSVFDHVRNVRLERAYAALATGEASVQEASGIAGYTSAANFATAFRRRFGIVPTAVKRSPA, from the coding sequence ATGGCAGCCGAAGGCGGAGCCGGACTGAAGACGAATGACGGACGCCTGCGCGTGCGCGACTTCATGCGCCATGCCGGCATCGCCTTCGACAGCCCGGACGACCGGCTGACGCCGGACGATACCTTGATGAAGGGCGCATTCCTGCACCGCGAGCTGCGGCGGGGCCTCGTGCTGCATGCCAGCGACGCCATCGAGGAGCGGCCCTTCACGGCCACATCGCAGCTTCCCGAGGAGCTTTCCTGCATCTTCTTCCTCGAAGGTAGCGTCGATCTTTCCATCGGCGACCGCCATTTCGCCTTCCAGGCGAACCGCGGCGCGGCACGCGGGGTCGCGATCATGAATGCCTGCCCGGAAAGCTTCGCGCGCGCCTCGCGCGGGCGCCAGCACCTGCGCCATCTCGTGGTTTCGGCCACGCCGGAATGGCTGCATCGCGACGTGCTCGAAGCCGTCGCCGATACCAAGGGCGGCACGCGGCTGTTGCGCGACCATCTTGCGGAATACCGCTGGACGCTGACGCCGCGCATGGTGGAGCTGGTGCGGCAGATCTTCAGCCCCTCCCCGCTCATTCCCGAGCTGCGCGACCTCTATCTCGAAGGCCGCGCCGTCGAACTGGTGGCCGAGACCATGGCGGCGGCGCTGCGGGCGGACCGGCGCGAGGCGGGCGGCGGCCTGCTGACCCGGCACGACATGACCTGCCTCCAGCGCGCCAAGGATTTCATCGCCGCGCGCGCCGCCGAACCGCTCAGCGTGGAGACCATCGCGCGCGAGGCCGGCATCAGCGCCAGCGGCCTGCAGCGCCTGTTTCGCGCCGCCGAGGGCCGCAGCGTCTTCGACCATGTGCGCAACGTCCGGCTGGAGCGGGCCTATGCTGCGCTCGCCACCGGCGAGGCCAGCGTGCAGGAGGCGAGCGGCATCGCCGGCTATACCAGCGCCGCCAACTTCGCCACCGCCTTCCGCCGCCGCTTCGGCATCGTGCCGACGGCGGTGAAGCGTAGCCCCGCCTAG
- a CDS encoding TonB-dependent siderophore receptor, with protein MAWRAAWRKRLWLASTVLLAVTAAGGHALAQDAGATTLETVTVDGGKETGRGPDKGIVAKTSRSASKTTTSLRETPQAVSVVTRDEIDARGANSVREALRYTPGVLAEANGDDVRGGWMWIRGYNAYSRLWLDGLAQAGDPDGYASWPINSYALERVEVIKGPASVLYGQTVPGGLVNQVSKRPQTTAHNEVEVTTSSLGGIQTSADFTGPLGSDGDWSYRLVGQGRDLGSQIDKERNRQLMLSPSLTWSPDEDTSLTLYGLYQKVNPKNFSGRFYPAFGTLIPNPAGQIPTDTHMGDYLSNANEFDANLYTAGYEFSHNFNESLTFRQNLRYSYADQNMFLAVVNPAFTWPSNPPSGTTLGRVVSASDDTLSSIDIDNQLEARFETGALDHTMLFGLEYFHIRSDRHFGSAAIAGQDYLHPVYGGTYPFPAWTTSRLSTQDQVGVYAQDQIRYDNWLATLGLRYDHSEITTTDRLKNVTYENKDSALSGRAGLAYLFDNGLTPYASFSTAFLPTIGADVNGDPYEAQQSRQFEVGVKYEPEGGRGMIGVSLYDLKLDNALTPVYSGTGATLGNIQTGEQRIRGVEIEGKYELTPELDLIASYAYSDSKVLATNIATQVGKDMLRVPTHQGALWVQYRPEWAEGLALNAGVRAMSSYHTDTTYLDSLEIPGLALVDIGAQYDLGALNKDFAGTTFRVNVSNLFNRTHVVQCTNATGGSCNYGPGRTITASLKFEW; from the coding sequence ATGGCATGGCGGGCGGCCTGGCGAAAGCGCCTCTGGCTCGCCTCGACCGTGCTGCTTGCCGTGACCGCGGCGGGCGGCCATGCGCTGGCGCAGGATGCCGGCGCGACCACGCTGGAGACCGTCACCGTCGACGGCGGCAAGGAGACCGGCCGCGGCCCGGACAAGGGCATCGTCGCCAAGACCAGCCGCAGCGCCTCGAAGACCACGACCTCGCTGCGCGAGACGCCGCAGGCCGTGAGCGTGGTGACGCGCGATGAAATCGACGCACGCGGCGCCAATTCCGTGCGCGAGGCGCTTCGTTACACGCCGGGCGTCCTCGCGGAGGCCAATGGCGACGACGTTCGCGGCGGCTGGATGTGGATCCGCGGCTACAACGCCTATTCCAGGCTCTGGCTCGACGGTCTCGCCCAGGCGGGCGATCCCGACGGCTACGCCTCCTGGCCGATCAATTCCTACGCGCTGGAGCGCGTCGAGGTGATCAAGGGGCCGGCCTCGGTGCTCTACGGGCAGACCGTGCCCGGCGGGCTGGTCAACCAGGTCAGCAAGCGGCCGCAGACCACCGCCCATAACGAGGTCGAGGTGACGACATCCTCGCTCGGCGGCATCCAGACCTCGGCCGACTTCACGGGGCCCCTCGGCAGTGACGGCGACTGGTCTTACCGTCTCGTCGGGCAGGGGCGGGATCTCGGCAGCCAGATCGACAAGGAGCGCAACCGGCAGCTCATGCTGTCGCCGAGCCTCACCTGGTCGCCCGACGAGGATACCTCGCTCACCCTTTACGGCCTCTACCAGAAGGTGAACCCGAAGAATTTCAGCGGGCGCTTCTATCCTGCATTCGGCACGCTGATCCCCAATCCCGCCGGGCAGATCCCGACCGACACCCATATGGGCGACTATCTCTCCAATGCGAACGAGTTCGACGCCAATCTCTATACGGCCGGCTACGAGTTCTCGCATAATTTCAACGAGAGCCTGACGTTCCGGCAGAACCTCAGATACAGCTATGCCGATCAGAACATGTTCCTGGCGGTCGTCAATCCGGCCTTCACATGGCCGTCGAACCCGCCCTCGGGCACCACGCTTGGACGGGTCGTCTCGGCATCCGACGACACGCTGTCGTCCATCGACATCGACAACCAGCTCGAGGCGCGCTTCGAGACCGGCGCGCTCGACCATACGATGCTGTTCGGCCTCGAATATTTCCACATCCGGTCCGACCGGCATTTCGGCTCGGCGGCCATCGCCGGGCAGGATTATCTCCATCCGGTCTATGGCGGCACCTATCCCTTCCCGGCATGGACGACCTCCAGGCTCTCAACGCAGGATCAGGTCGGCGTCTATGCCCAGGACCAGATCCGCTACGACAACTGGCTGGCGACGCTCGGCCTTCGCTACGATCATTCCGAGATCACGACGACCGACCGCCTGAAGAACGTGACCTACGAGAACAAGGACAGCGCGCTTTCGGGCCGCGCGGGCCTTGCCTATCTCTTCGACAACGGCCTGACGCCCTATGCGAGCTTCTCCACGGCGTTCCTGCCGACCATCGGCGCAGACGTGAACGGCGATCCCTACGAGGCGCAGCAGTCGCGGCAGTTCGAGGTCGGCGTCAAGTACGAGCCGGAAGGCGGGCGCGGCATGATCGGCGTTTCGCTCTACGACCTGAAGCTCGACAATGCGCTGACGCCAGTCTACAGCGGCACGGGCGCGACGCTCGGCAATATCCAGACCGGTGAGCAGCGCATCCGCGGCGTCGAGATCGAGGGCAAGTACGAGCTGACGCCGGAACTGGACCTGATCGCCTCCTACGCCTATTCCGATTCCAAGGTGCTCGCGACGAATATCGCGACTCAGGTGGGCAAGGACATGCTCCGCGTGCCGACGCATCAGGGCGCTCTCTGGGTGCAGTACCGGCCGGAATGGGCCGAGGGCCTTGCGTTGAATGCCGGTGTGCGCGCCATGTCGTCCTACCATACCGACACGACCTATCTCGACTCGCTCGAAATCCCCGGCCTTGCGCTGGTGGATATTGGTGCGCAATACGATCTAGGCGCCCTGAACAAGGATTTTGCCGGAACGACCTTCCGCGTCAACGTCTCCAACCTGTTCAACAGAACCCATGTCGTCCAGTGCACCAATGCCACGGGCGGAAGCTGCAACTACGGGCCGGGCCGGACCATCACGGCAAGCCTGAAATTCGAATGGTGA